From Xylanibacter oryzae DSM 17970, a single genomic window includes:
- a CDS encoding transglycosylase domain-containing protein, with product MSRILNEKNGSRIINFLRWCIKKSRQFWKWYKGLYIKAPWYKKTAVVIASLIVLFFIYLGTVDINFLWLFGKSPGFSKIKNPNTAEASEIYSADNVMIGRFFNQNRQPVKYNEVNPKFWKALIDTEDERFFHHFGIDFQGMFAAAKDMVLHHDARGASTITQQLAKNMFRVRTQYSTGLLGYIPGLRMLIMKSKEWIIATKLEMMYNKKDILMMYANTVDFGSNAYGIKTACKTYFNSTPKNITTEQAALLVGMLKATSFYNPLTNPKNSLRRRNVVLDNMVSHGDMKREEYDSLKIIPIKLDYSVENTYDGQATYFREAVANYLKDWCKQNGYDLYTSGLKIYTTVDTKMQKYAEEAAVKQMKIVQQNFKAHWGNRDPWVDEKGNVIPGFIEDKIQKLPIYKYLIQKYSNSPDSVAYCLNKAHKVKLFDYQKGTVVKEMSTIDSLKYMIHFMHCGFVAMEPQSGYVKAWVGDIDFKTWKYDKVTSMRQPGSTFKLFVYTEAMNQGLTPCDKRRDEYISMQVYDKVKRQMVTWTPSNANGSFSGDSIPLKSAFAKSINSVAVRLGQEVGTANIIKTAHAMGIKSPLDDTPSLALGSSDVNLLELVNSYCCVANDGKTHAPVLVTRIVDRDGNEVYTAPSETRQAIPYKSAFLVQQLLQGGMREPGGTSQPLWGYVGNFRDTEFGGKTGTSNNHSDAWFVGVSPKLVVGAWVGGEYRCIHFRTGALGQGSRTALPICGYFLQSVFQDPHFKRYHCKFGKPKDDDITSGMYNCASYAPKQKAEATKDSLKGEDEMIELDENGNPVIKDNAEEGGEREPVATESDKPTATKQEKNAVTTEQNSQPKKEKKKKSKTSLKQMSLDDF from the coding sequence ATGAGTAGAATTCTCAATGAAAAGAATGGCTCACGCATCATCAACTTTTTAAGATGGTGTATCAAAAAGTCACGTCAATTCTGGAAATGGTACAAAGGTTTGTACATCAAAGCTCCATGGTATAAGAAAACAGCTGTTGTAATAGCATCATTAATAGTTTTGTTTTTTATTTATCTTGGAACCGTTGATATTAACTTCCTATGGCTGTTTGGCAAATCACCTGGCTTCTCCAAGATAAAGAATCCTAACACCGCTGAAGCATCTGAAATATATAGTGCCGACAATGTCATGATAGGACGTTTTTTCAATCAGAATCGTCAACCAGTCAAGTACAATGAAGTTAACCCAAAATTTTGGAAAGCTCTTATTGATACAGAGGATGAACGTTTTTTCCATCATTTTGGCATAGACTTTCAAGGTATGTTCGCTGCTGCCAAGGATATGGTACTACATCACGATGCTCGTGGTGCTTCTACTATCACTCAACAGTTAGCTAAGAATATGTTTCGAGTTCGTACCCAATATTCAACAGGACTACTTGGATATATACCGGGGCTAAGAATGCTCATTATGAAAAGTAAGGAGTGGATTATCGCTACTAAACTTGAAATGATGTACAATAAGAAAGATATCCTTATGATGTATGCTAACACGGTTGACTTTGGTAGTAACGCTTACGGTATTAAAACTGCTTGTAAGACTTATTTCAATTCGACACCTAAAAATATCACGACAGAACAGGCTGCATTACTTGTTGGTATGCTTAAGGCTACATCATTTTATAATCCGCTTACAAATCCTAAAAACAGTCTTAGACGGCGTAATGTCGTTTTAGACAATATGGTTAGTCACGGTGACATGAAGAGAGAGGAATATGACTCTTTAAAAATAATTCCTATCAAACTTGACTATAGTGTAGAAAACACTTATGATGGTCAAGCAACATACTTCCGAGAGGCTGTCGCCAATTATCTTAAAGACTGGTGTAAACAAAATGGCTATGACCTATATACTAGCGGTCTTAAAATTTACACAACAGTAGATACTAAAATGCAAAAATATGCTGAAGAGGCTGCTGTAAAGCAAATGAAGATAGTACAGCAAAACTTTAAGGCACACTGGGGTAACAGAGATCCGTGGGTTGACGAAAAAGGTAATGTTATACCAGGATTCATTGAAGACAAAATCCAAAAATTACCCATATATAAATATCTTATACAGAAATATTCGAATAGCCCTGATAGTGTGGCTTATTGCCTTAATAAGGCACATAAAGTAAAACTATTTGACTATCAGAAGGGCACTGTAGTAAAAGAGATGAGCACAATAGACTCACTAAAATATATGATACATTTCATGCATTGTGGATTCGTAGCAATGGAACCACAAAGCGGCTATGTCAAAGCATGGGTAGGTGATATTGATTTCAAAACATGGAAATATGATAAAGTAACATCAATGCGTCAGCCTGGTTCTACATTCAAATTATTCGTTTACACAGAAGCAATGAATCAGGGACTGACCCCTTGTGACAAACGCCGTGACGAATATATAAGCATGCAAGTCTATGATAAGGTAAAAAGACAAATGGTTACATGGACTCCATCCAACGCTAATGGTTCTTTTTCAGGAGATTCTATTCCTCTTAAGAGTGCTTTTGCAAAGAGCATAAACTCTGTTGCTGTACGCTTAGGTCAGGAAGTAGGTACTGCAAATATAATAAAGACCGCACATGCAATGGGCATAAAGAGCCCTCTAGATGATACACCTTCATTAGCCTTAGGCTCATCAGATGTGAATCTGTTGGAATTGGTAAATTCATATTGCTGTGTGGCTAACGATGGTAAAACTCATGCTCCTGTTCTAGTAACACGTATTGTAGACCGTGATGGAAATGAGGTATATACCGCACCATCAGAAACTCGCCAAGCTATACCATATAAGAGTGCCTTTCTAGTACAGCAATTACTTCAAGGCGGTATGCGTGAACCAGGTGGTACATCTCAACCTCTATGGGGTTACGTAGGAAACTTCCGTGATACTGAATTTGGCGGTAAAACAGGTACTTCGAATAACCATTCTGATGCATGGTTTGTAGGCGTAAGTCCAAAACTCGTAGTTGGTGCATGGGTTGGTGGCGAATACCGTTGCATACATTTTAGAACTGGAGCTTTGGGACAGGGAAGCAGAACGGCATTGCCTATATGTGGCTACTTCCTTCAAAGTGTATTCCAAGATCCACATTTCAAACGCTATCATTGTAAATTCGGAAAACCAAAAGATGATGATATAACTAGCGGAATGTATAATTGTGCAAGTTATGCTCCAAAGCAAAAGGCTGAAGCAACAAAAGATAGTTTGAAAGGGGAAGACGAAATGATAGAATTAGACGAAAATGGTAACCCAGTAATTAAAGACAACGCTGAAGAAGGCGGAGAACGTGAACCAGTTGCTACTGAGTCTGATAAGCCTACCGCCACTAAGCAGGAGAAAAATGCTGTAACGACTGAACAAAACAGCCAACCGAAAAAAGAAAAGAAAAAGAAAAGTAAGACTTCTCTTAAACAAATGAGTCTCGATGATTTCTAA
- the pyrF gene encoding orotidine-5'-phosphate decarboxylase, which yields MNRKELINQINAKKSFLCVGLDTDLEKVPEHLLNEEDPIFTFNKNIIDATAPYCVSYKPNLAFYEASGIKGMVAFEKTIKYLNENYPEKFIIADAKRGDIGNTSAMYARTFFEKYNLDALTVAPYMGEDSVTPFLTYKDKWVVLLALTSNKGSNDFQLSEDKNGERLFEKVLRISQKWGNNENMMYVVGATQGKMFKDIRKVIPNHFLLVPGVGAQGGSLEEVCKYGMIKDCGLLVNSSRGIIYASNNRNFADAAGEKAKELQQQMSIELDRMTSK from the coding sequence ATGAATAGAAAAGAACTTATAAATCAAATAAATGCAAAGAAATCTTTTCTTTGCGTGGGACTTGACACTGATCTAGAAAAAGTACCGGAACACCTGCTCAATGAAGAAGATCCTATCTTTACATTCAACAAGAATATAATAGATGCGACTGCACCTTATTGTGTATCATACAAACCGAATCTTGCTTTTTACGAGGCTTCAGGAATAAAAGGGATGGTTGCATTTGAAAAAACGATCAAGTATCTAAATGAGAACTACCCTGAAAAATTCATTATAGCTGATGCCAAACGTGGTGATATTGGTAATACTTCAGCAATGTATGCACGTACATTCTTTGAAAAATATAATCTTGATGCACTAACAGTAGCTCCTTATATGGGAGAGGATAGTGTAACTCCATTTCTTACTTATAAAGATAAATGGGTGGTATTGCTAGCTCTAACAAGCAACAAGGGGTCAAATGACTTTCAACTTTCTGAGGATAAAAATGGTGAACGACTATTTGAAAAGGTTTTGCGTATTTCTCAGAAATGGGGCAACAATGAGAATATGATGTATGTAGTTGGTGCCACTCAAGGAAAAATGTTCAAAGATATACGTAAGGTTATTCCAAATCACTTCTTGCTAGTTCCTGGAGTAGGTGCACAAGGTGGAAGTCTTGAGGAAGTTTGCAAATATGGTATGATTAAAGACTGTGGACTTTTAGTAAACAGTTCACGAGGCATAATTTATGCCAGTAATAATAGGAACTTCGCTGATGCTGCTGGTGAAAAAGCTAAAGAGTTACAACAACAGATGAGCATTGAACTTGATAGGATGACTTCTAAATAG
- a CDS encoding HD domain-containing protein, whose protein sequence is MNNSKIINDPVFGFIKIPRGLLLDIVKHPLMQRLTRIKQLGLASVVYPGAQHTRFQHSIGAFHLMSEAITSLSQKGVFIFDSEAEAIEAAILMHDIGHGPFSHVLEDTLIHGISHEEISLMMMEKINANMDGRLNLAIKIFKNEYPKKFLHQLISSQIDMDRLDYLRRDCFFTGVTEGNIGSARIIKMLNVKDDNIVVESNGIYSIENYITTRRLMYWQVYLHKTAVACENVLVKALLRAKHLAKNNKNIFASPALHYFLYNNVDADFFNSHEEALRYYEELDDTDIWSALKVWMHSDDKILSLLASDILNRNIFKVEVHEENIPQERIEELEERISKALNISKEEAQYFICVDTIQKDMYDTNDASITILYKDGNTKDIVDASEILNIALLSKKIRKYYLCYQRI, encoded by the coding sequence TTGAACAACAGTAAGATTATTAATGATCCTGTATTTGGTTTTATAAAAATACCAAGAGGATTACTTTTAGACATAGTAAAGCATCCTTTGATGCAAAGACTTACGCGAATAAAGCAATTGGGTTTAGCGTCTGTTGTATACCCAGGTGCTCAACACACTAGATTCCAACATTCCATAGGCGCATTTCATCTAATGAGCGAAGCCATAACTTCACTATCACAGAAGGGAGTTTTTATTTTCGACAGTGAGGCAGAAGCCATAGAAGCAGCTATACTGATGCATGATATTGGTCATGGACCATTCAGCCACGTATTGGAAGACACTCTAATACATGGAATCAGCCATGAGGAGATATCACTAATGATGATGGAAAAGATAAATGCTAATATGGATGGAAGACTCAATCTGGCCATTAAAATATTCAAGAATGAATATCCAAAAAAATTTCTTCACCAGTTAATAAGCAGCCAGATTGATATGGATCGTCTGGATTATCTCCGTCGAGACTGCTTCTTTACTGGGGTCACAGAAGGAAACATTGGTAGCGCAAGAATAATAAAAATGTTAAATGTAAAGGATGATAATATTGTTGTAGAATCAAATGGAATATACTCTATTGAAAACTATATAACCACGAGACGACTGATGTACTGGCAGGTATATCTCCACAAAACAGCAGTAGCCTGCGAAAATGTCCTGGTAAAAGCTCTCCTAAGGGCTAAGCATTTAGCTAAAAACAATAAAAATATTTTTGCGTCTCCTGCCCTACATTACTTTCTCTATAATAATGTTGATGCAGATTTTTTCAATTCGCACGAAGAGGCTCTAAGATATTATGAGGAACTTGATGATACTGATATATGGAGTGCACTTAAAGTATGGATGCATAGTGATGACAAAATACTTTCTTTGCTGGCTTCTGATATTCTTAATAGAAACATATTCAAGGTTGAAGTGCATGAAGAAAACATTCCACAAGAAAGAATAGAAGAACTTGAAGAAAGGATAAGCAAAGCATTAAATATATCCAAAGAAGAAGCACAATATTTCATATGTGTTGATACCATACAAAAAGATATGTATGACACTAATGACGCGAGTATCACTATTCTTTACAAAGATGGCAATACTAAAGATATTGTAGATGCATCAGAAATACTAAACATAGCTCTACTTTCTAAAAAAATAAGAAAATATTATCTCTGTTATCAAAGAATATAA
- the miaA gene encoding tRNA (adenosine(37)-N6)-dimethylallyltransferase MiaA, which produces MKTLVVVVGPTGVGKTETCLGIAEHFNIPIINADSRQIYAELPIGTAAPTISQQRRVKHFFVGNLHIEDYYNASMFENDVLNIIKHLFEESDIAMMSGGSMMYIDAVCDGIDEIPTIDERTRLMIKKKYESDGLDVLCKELKVLDPEYYDIVDLNNTRRVIHAIEICTMTGKTYTSFRSNVKKQRPFNIIKVGLERSRERMYERINARVLTMIEEGLIKEAKRVYSKRTLNSLNTVGYKELFEYFDGIINKEEAIRRIQSNTRRYCRKQLTWFHHDDKIKWFAPSDIEEIIKYITLMI; this is translated from the coding sequence ATGAAAACACTCGTCGTTGTTGTAGGACCTACTGGCGTCGGCAAGACAGAAACATGTTTAGGTATTGCAGAACATTTCAATATACCAATCATCAATGCAGACTCACGCCAGATTTATGCAGAGCTACCTATTGGAACTGCTGCACCAACTATATCACAGCAGCGACGAGTAAAACATTTTTTCGTAGGTAATCTCCATATAGAGGATTATTATAATGCATCGATGTTCGAAAACGATGTACTGAATATCATAAAACATTTGTTTGAAGAAAGTGACATCGCTATGATGAGTGGTGGCAGTATGATGTACATAGATGCTGTGTGTGATGGAATTGACGAAATCCCTACTATTGATGAGAGAACAAGGCTAATGATAAAAAAGAAGTATGAATCAGATGGTCTTGATGTGCTTTGCAAAGAGCTGAAAGTACTAGACCCAGAATATTACGATATTGTGGATTTAAATAATACACGTAGGGTTATACATGCCATTGAAATTTGTACAATGACAGGAAAAACTTATACTTCTTTCAGATCTAATGTCAAAAAACAAAGACCCTTTAATATCATAAAGGTAGGATTAGAACGCTCAAGGGAGAGAATGTATGAACGAATAAATGCACGCGTACTAACAATGATTGAAGAAGGCCTAATTAAAGAAGCAAAAAGAGTATACTCAAAACGAACATTAAATTCACTTAATACAGTAGGATATAAAGAATTATTCGAATATTTTGATGGGATCATCAACAAGGAAGAAGCAATCAGACGAATACAAAGCAATACACGCAGGTATTGCCGCAAACAACTTACGTGGTTTCACCATGACGATAAAATAAAATGGTTTGCTCCTTCTGATATTGAAGAAATCATAAAATATATAACTTTAATGATATAG
- a CDS encoding bifunctional UDP-3-O-[3-hydroxymyristoyl] N-acetylglucosamine deacetylase/3-hydroxyacyl-ACP dehydratase, with product MSKQKTLKGSFSLFGKGLHTGLSLTVTFNPAPENSGYKIQRIDLDGQPMIDAIAENVVETQRGTCLGKGDLKVSTIEHGMAALYALGIDNCLIQVNGPEFPILDGSSAMFVEKINEVGIEDQNAPKDYYVIKHKIEVKDEESGSCITILPDEQFSITAMCSFDSKFINSQFATIDNVEDFATEIAPARTFVFVRDVVPLLKANLIKGGDMDNAIVIYERKITQEQLDELADFLKVPHLDATKIGYIQHKPLVWENECTRHKLLDIIGDMALIGKPIKGRIIATRPGHTINNKFARQMRREIRKHEIQAPFYDCNESPIMDVNRIRELLPHRYPMQLVDKVINIGPNSIVGIKNITSNEPFFQGHFPKEPVMPGVLQIEAMAQCGGLLVLSTVEEPERWSTYFMRIDDVKFRQKVVPGDTLIFKVELLAPVRHGISSMKGYSFVGDKVVSEATFTAQIVKNK from the coding sequence ATGTCGAAACAGAAGACACTGAAAGGCAGCTTTTCTCTTTTCGGAAAAGGTTTGCATACAGGATTGAGTCTTACGGTTACATTTAACCCAGCTCCAGAAAATTCAGGTTATAAAATACAGCGTATAGACTTAGATGGTCAACCAATGATTGACGCTATCGCTGAGAACGTAGTAGAAACACAGCGTGGAACATGCTTGGGCAAAGGAGATTTAAAAGTGTCAACCATTGAGCATGGAATGGCTGCTTTATATGCTTTGGGCATAGATAACTGCCTTATTCAGGTAAATGGCCCAGAATTTCCAATTCTTGATGGTAGTTCCGCTATGTTTGTTGAAAAAATAAATGAGGTAGGAATTGAAGATCAGAATGCTCCAAAAGATTATTATGTAATCAAACATAAAATAGAAGTAAAGGATGAAGAAAGTGGATCTTGCATTACTATTCTGCCCGATGAACAGTTCAGTATTACGGCAATGTGCTCTTTTGATTCAAAATTCATTAACAGCCAATTTGCTACTATAGACAACGTCGAAGACTTTGCAACAGAAATAGCTCCAGCACGTACTTTTGTTTTCGTACGTGATGTTGTGCCTTTGCTTAAAGCGAACCTTATAAAAGGAGGTGACATGGACAATGCCATCGTAATATACGAAAGAAAAATAACTCAAGAGCAATTAGATGAACTAGCAGACTTCCTAAAAGTTCCTCATTTGGATGCTACAAAGATAGGATATATACAACACAAACCATTAGTTTGGGAAAATGAATGTACACGTCACAAACTGCTTGATATAATCGGGGATATGGCTCTAATAGGAAAACCTATAAAAGGTAGAATTATCGCTACACGCCCTGGTCATACAATAAATAACAAATTTGCAAGACAAATGCGACGCGAAATACGCAAACATGAAATTCAGGCACCATTCTATGACTGCAACGAATCACCTATTATGGATGTAAATCGCATAAGAGAACTGCTTCCACATCGCTATCCTATGCAATTAGTAGACAAAGTTATAAATATCGGTCCTAATAGTATTGTCGGCATCAAAAATATTACTAGTAATGAACCTTTTTTTCAGGGTCACTTCCCTAAAGAACCAGTGATGCCTGGTGTACTCCAAATAGAGGCGATGGCTCAGTGCGGTGGGTTACTTGTACTAAGTACTGTAGAAGAACCTGAGCGTTGGTCAACATACTTCATGCGTATTGATGATGTCAAGTTTCGCCAAAAAGTAGTACCTGGTGATACCCTTATATTCAAGGTAGAACTATTAGCACCTGTACGACACGGAATATCTTCAATGAAAGGATACTCATTCGTAGGTGACAAAGTAGTATCTGAAGCTACATTCACTGCGCAAATTGTAAAAAACAAATAA
- the lpxA gene encoding acyl-ACP--UDP-N-acetylglucosamine O-acyltransferase gives MNHISPLAFVHSEAKLGDNNIIGPFCFIDKNTVIGDNNTLQNSVTINYGARIGNNNEIFPGASISTKPQDLKFKGEDTTCQIGDNNSIRENVTISRGTASKGTTILGSNNLLMESLHIAHDCVLGNRLIIGNATKFAGEVTIDDDAVISSTVLTHQFCHIGGFVMIQGGSKFSKDIPPYIIAGKDYGYYCGVNLVGLRRHGFSNELINNIHEAYRMLYSKGIIEEGIQEIQKELPQCKEIDYIIDFVRNSQRGIVRPLV, from the coding sequence ATGAATCATATAAGCCCTTTAGCTTTCGTACATTCTGAAGCAAAACTTGGAGACAACAATATTATTGGACCATTTTGTTTTATCGATAAGAATACAGTAATTGGCGACAATAATACTTTGCAAAATAGCGTAACAATAAATTACGGAGCACGTATCGGCAACAATAATGAAATTTTCCCTGGAGCAAGTATAAGTACCAAACCTCAAGATTTGAAATTTAAAGGTGAAGATACTACATGTCAAATTGGTGACAATAACAGTATTAGGGAAAACGTTACGATTTCAAGAGGAACTGCTTCTAAAGGAACAACTATCCTTGGTAGTAACAACCTATTGATGGAAAGTCTTCATATAGCTCACGACTGTGTATTGGGAAACAGATTGATTATAGGTAACGCCACAAAATTTGCAGGAGAGGTTACTATTGACGATGACGCAGTTATAAGTTCTACTGTACTTACACATCAATTTTGCCATATTGGCGGATTTGTTATGATACAGGGAGGAAGTAAATTTAGCAAAGACATTCCGCCATATATTATTGCAGGAAAAGATTATGGATACTATTGCGGTGTAAACCTGGTAGGATTACGCCGGCATGGGTTCAGTAATGAACTGATAAACAATATACACGAGGCTTACAGAATGTTGTACTCTAAAGGCATAATTGAAGAAGGAATTCAGGAAATTCAAAAAGAACTTCCTCAATGTAAGGAAATAGATTATATTATAGATTTTGTAAGAAATTCTCAGAGAGGCATAGTACGCCCTCTTGTATAA
- the lpxD gene encoding UDP-3-O-(3-hydroxymyristoyl)glucosamine N-acyltransferase, whose protein sequence is MEFTAKQIAEFIQGRVEGDENATVHTFAKIEEGVSGAISFLSNPKYTHYLYDTKSSIVLINEDFELERGVNATLIRVKNAYECVAKLLQLYESSKPKKAGIDSLAFVSPNAKIGKDVYIGAFAYIGDGSIIGDYTQVYPNTVIGDGVKIGKGCIFYPNVTIYQGCKLGNNITIHAGSVIGADGFGFAPSTEGYDKIPQIGIVTIEDNVEIGANTCVDRSTMGSTYIRKGVKLDNLVQVAHNVEIGENTVMSAQVGIAGSTKIGSWCMFGGQVGLAGHIQIGDKVFLGAQSGVPGNIKSNQTLIGTPPMEPKQYFKSQVIIRRLPDMYKQLNEIQKELDELKNKLESK, encoded by the coding sequence ATGGAATTTACAGCTAAACAAATCGCTGAATTTATACAAGGCCGTGTGGAAGGTGACGAGAATGCAACTGTACACACATTTGCCAAAATCGAAGAAGGAGTTTCTGGAGCTATTTCGTTTTTATCCAATCCCAAATACACTCACTATCTATATGATACAAAATCATCCATAGTTCTTATCAATGAAGATTTCGAACTTGAAAGAGGCGTAAATGCTACATTAATTAGGGTTAAGAACGCATATGAGTGTGTAGCAAAACTCTTACAGTTATATGAATCAAGCAAGCCTAAAAAGGCAGGTATTGATTCGCTTGCCTTTGTTTCTCCTAATGCAAAAATTGGCAAAGATGTCTATATTGGAGCCTTTGCTTATATCGGGGATGGCTCAATAATTGGAGATTATACACAGGTGTATCCAAACACTGTAATAGGTGATGGTGTAAAGATAGGAAAGGGTTGTATATTCTACCCTAACGTTACGATATACCAAGGATGTAAACTCGGAAATAATATTACAATACATGCAGGTTCTGTGATAGGGGCTGATGGATTTGGATTTGCTCCTTCAACAGAGGGTTATGATAAAATTCCACAAATAGGTATAGTTACTATCGAAGATAATGTAGAGATTGGTGCCAACACGTGCGTAGACCGTTCTACAATGGGCAGCACTTACATCCGTAAGGGCGTTAAGCTTGACAATTTGGTTCAGGTGGCACACAATGTGGAAATAGGTGAAAACACTGTTATGTCAGCACAAGTCGGTATAGCGGGTAGCACGAAAATAGGCTCATGGTGTATGTTCGGTGGTCAGGTAGGACTAGCTGGGCACATACAAATAGGAGACAAAGTATTCCTTGGTGCGCAATCTGGTGTTCCTGGAAACATAAAAAGCAATCAAACACTGATTGGAACGCCACCTATGGAACCTAAACAATACTTCAAATCTCAGGTTATCATTCGCAGACTGCCAGATATGTACAAGCAATTGAATGAGATACAGAAAGAATTGGATGAACTAAAAAATAAATTAGAGTCTAAATAA
- the prfA gene encoding peptide chain release factor 1 — protein sequence MPENNSILEKLDGLESRYEEVSTLITDPSVIADQQRYVKLTKEYKELGDIMDARKRYIDCLNSINEAKDILNNESDPDMREMAREELQNNECKQPKIEEEIKIALVPKDPEDAKNVQMEVRAGTGGDEAALFAGDLFNMYKKFCDSKGWNLSVTSVSEGAVGGFKEIDFAVSGDGVYGVLKYESGVHRVQRVPATETQGRMHTSAATVAVLPEADKFEVSINEGDIKWDTFRSSGAGGQNVNKVESGVRLRYPWKNPNTGEMEEILIECTETRDQPKNKERALSRLRTFIYDREHQKYMDDIANRRKSLVSTGDRSAKIRTYNFPQGRVTDHRIGFTTHDLTGFMSGNIEEMINALTVAENAERMKETEL from the coding sequence ATGCCAGAGAATAATAGTATATTGGAAAAACTTGATGGTCTGGAAAGTCGTTATGAGGAAGTTTCAACACTTATTACCGACCCAAGCGTTATTGCAGACCAACAACGTTATGTTAAACTTACAAAAGAATATAAGGAACTTGGCGATATTATGGACGCCCGCAAACGTTACATCGATTGTCTTAATTCCATAAATGAGGCTAAAGATATTCTGAATAACGAAAGTGATCCTGACATGAGGGAAATGGCTCGTGAAGAGTTGCAGAATAACGAGTGTAAACAACCAAAAATAGAAGAAGAAATCAAAATAGCTCTTGTACCTAAGGATCCTGAGGATGCAAAGAATGTACAGATGGAGGTGCGTGCTGGTACAGGCGGAGATGAAGCAGCCCTATTTGCTGGAGACTTATTCAATATGTATAAGAAATTCTGCGACTCAAAAGGATGGAATTTATCGGTTACTAGCGTCAGTGAAGGTGCTGTTGGCGGATTTAAAGAGATTGATTTTGCTGTTAGCGGTGACGGCGTCTATGGTGTTCTAAAATATGAATCAGGTGTACACCGTGTTCAACGAGTCCCTGCTACTGAAACACAAGGGCGTATGCATACTAGTGCTGCAACAGTAGCTGTATTGCCTGAAGCTGATAAATTCGAAGTTAGCATAAATGAAGGTGATATAAAATGGGATACATTTAGAAGTAGTGGAGCAGGCGGACAGAACGTAAATAAGGTAGAATCTGGAGTACGTCTTAGATATCCTTGGAAGAACCCAAATACAGGAGAAATGGAAGAAATTCTTATAGAATGTACTGAAACCCGTGACCAGCCAAAAAATAAAGAACGAGCACTTTCCAGATTACGAACATTCATATATGACCGCGAGCATCAAAAATATATGGACGATATAGCTAACAGACGTAAATCATTGGTTTCTACTGGTGACCGTTCTGCAAAAATTCGCACATATAACTTCCCGCAGGGACGTGTAACTGACCACCGTATAGGTTTTACGACTCATGACCTCACTGGATTTATGAGCGGTAATATAGAGGAGATGATAAATGCTCTGACCGTAGCTGAAAATGCAGAGAGAATGAAGGAAACAGAACTGTAG